One Leptospira bouyouniensis DNA window includes the following coding sequences:
- a CDS encoding CDP-alcohol phosphatidyltransferase family protein, whose product MKLKLTWIPNTLTLGNLTLGFVSMLLVSETNPSQPNSHELFTLAGVFIILAALFDGFDGMAARALNCTSELGADLDSLADLTTFGIAPGFLSYKMFFYDIKLDIFDKPDYFPLGMFIAALYPICAAYRLARFNVAHDPKSFNGLPSPVAGVVIGIFPLVFSVSQVPLWTAVTFFVITALLMVSTLRYSKPQVAMRGLFSWKKLGISLVGLGLILFAIGFYRWPYVMYGAVGFYVFSGIVSFLIQTIQDYRV is encoded by the coding sequence ATGAAACTGAAATTAACTTGGATCCCGAATACTTTAACACTTGGAAACCTTACTTTAGGGTTTGTTTCCATGTTACTCGTCTCAGAAACTAACCCTTCGCAACCCAATTCACATGAGTTGTTTACGCTTGCTGGAGTTTTCATCATCTTGGCTGCGTTATTCGACGGTTTTGATGGAATGGCTGCAAGGGCTCTTAATTGTACAAGTGAACTTGGTGCGGACTTGGATAGCCTTGCTGATTTGACTACCTTTGGGATTGCACCTGGATTTTTGTCATACAAAATGTTCTTTTATGATATCAAATTGGATATTTTTGACAAACCAGATTACTTTCCACTTGGTATGTTCATTGCTGCCTTGTATCCGATTTGTGCAGCTTACCGTTTGGCACGTTTTAACGTAGCACATGATCCTAAATCGTTTAATGGACTTCCGTCACCTGTTGCTGGAGTTGTGATTGGGATTTTCCCACTTGTGTTTTCTGTTTCCCAAGTTCCTTTATGGACAGCGGTCACTTTTTTTGTGATCACAGCGCTTCTTATGGTGTCAACTCTTCGTTACAGCAAACCACAAGTGGCAATGCGCGGGTTATTTTCATGGAAAAAATTGGGGATTAGTCTAGTGGGACTTGGACTCATTTTGTTTGCGATCGGATTTTATCGTTGGCCATATGTTATGTATGGAGCCGTTGGATTTTACGTATTTTCTGGGATCGTTTCTTTCCTCATCCAAACCATCCAAGACTATCGCGTTTAA
- a CDS encoding TolC family protein — protein MKYLIRSLFIFILGFLTTNISSKEKAVYELHSKDELFFLGEDSRAQDAKEKWNLDELEDFAVTSNPLYLREKQNIGMARGDVITASLYYNPILNMQQQFMGASSKAATGLPETSVIYNQPFDMSGVIPQREKVAKQEFLATIASFRDFDRLFRLRLRQNFWTYLYVTEQINYQKEFLENYQDLLDLTKLRAEKGDISFLEYDRLALERVQIEREYRNARILRAQVVKNLRVLIGISDINSPLNIKGRLEFISTKDFGIDLNDFDIEERPDLVALKIRQQRERMNIELKKREIIPPLTLGVEFLNKGNENVAGIYAATPLPLFDRKQGEILKSEESYKKLGFDVDAKRNEILSEISAAIKELQARESQLLDYQKMGLLEKNKEVQEKSRLAYIRGASNLVTFLEAEKNYLSVLRSYYEIIYLYYNALEGYKASIGKMDSSEY, from the coding sequence ATGAAGTATTTAATTAGATCTCTTTTCATTTTTATATTAGGTTTCTTAACAACCAACATTTCATCGAAAGAAAAAGCTGTGTATGAACTTCATTCTAAAGATGAGTTGTTTTTTTTGGGAGAAGATTCCAGAGCACAGGATGCAAAAGAAAAGTGGAATTTAGATGAATTGGAAGATTTTGCAGTTACTAGTAACCCATTGTATCTGCGTGAAAAACAAAATATTGGAATGGCTCGTGGGGATGTGATCACCGCTAGTTTGTATTACAATCCAATTTTAAACATGCAACAACAGTTTATGGGTGCTTCATCAAAGGCTGCAACTGGTCTGCCAGAAACTTCCGTTATCTATAACCAACCATTTGATATGAGTGGAGTGATCCCTCAAAGAGAAAAGGTAGCCAAACAAGAATTTTTGGCAACAATTGCTAGTTTTCGTGACTTTGATCGTTTGTTCAGATTGCGGCTTAGGCAAAATTTTTGGACTTATTTGTATGTCACAGAACAAATCAACTACCAAAAAGAGTTTTTGGAGAACTACCAAGACTTATTGGATTTAACGAAATTACGCGCTGAAAAAGGTGATATTTCATTTTTAGAATACGACCGATTGGCATTGGAGCGAGTGCAAATTGAAAGAGAGTATCGCAATGCAAGGATCCTTCGGGCACAAGTAGTAAAAAACTTGCGTGTGTTAATTGGGATCTCTGATATCAATTCACCTCTCAACATCAAAGGAAGGTTAGAGTTTATTTCTACAAAAGATTTTGGAATTGATTTGAATGATTTTGATATCGAGGAAAGACCTGACCTTGTCGCATTAAAGATTAGACAACAAAGGGAACGAATGAATATCGAATTAAAGAAACGAGAGATCATTCCTCCGCTCACACTTGGAGTTGAATTTTTAAATAAAGGTAATGAAAATGTTGCGGGTATTTATGCGGCAACTCCTCTCCCTCTTTTTGATCGCAAACAAGGTGAGATTTTAAAATCGGAAGAATCTTATAAAAAATTAGGATTTGATGTCGATGCAAAACGAAATGAAATTCTTTCGGAAATTTCCGCTGCCATAAAGGAATTACAAGCTAGGGAATCTCAACTCCTAGATTATCAAAAAATGGGACTGCTTGAAAAAAACAAAGAAGTCCAAGAGAAGTCAAGGCTTGCCTACATTCGTGGAGCTTCCAATTTAGTTACATTTTTGGAAGCTGAAAAAAACTATCTTAGTGTTTTAAGGAGTTATTATGAGATCATATACCTTTATTACAACGCTTTGGAAGGATATAAAGCATCCATTGGAAAAATGGATAGTTCGGAGTATTGA
- a CDS encoding LA_1448 family UV-C exposure upregulated protein yields the protein MSKHLFLFASLVLSIFLVSCAPKKQEINAYDLRRVLERFAQNRIQTGVMADTKRPTPSDIQLFEEACDVYRLSIPEAKEMLKKDNKALFESIYGNE from the coding sequence ATGTCGAAACATCTCTTCTTATTTGCCAGTCTCGTTCTCTCCATTTTCCTCGTAAGTTGTGCTCCCAAAAAACAAGAAATCAATGCCTATGATCTAAGGCGAGTTTTGGAACGATTTGCTCAAAATCGGATCCAAACTGGAGTTATGGCTGATACCAAAAGACCAACACCTTCCGATATCCAACTCTTCGAAGAGGCTTGTGATGTGTATCGATTGTCAATCCCTGAGGCAAAAGAAATGTTAAAAAAAGACAACAAAGCATTGTTTGAGTCAATTTATGGAAATGAATAA
- a CDS encoding inorganic pyrophosphatase, with product MKPNYYVAHPWHGLELGPKAPDELDVFIELTPQDTVKYEIDKASGFIRVDRPQKYSNRSPTLYGFIPRTFSGEASGKHCSEVVGRPDILGDGDPIDICVLSVNPITHGNMILTVIPIGGLRMIDKGEADDKIVAVLKGDEVFGQMKDISEVPKALINKLHHYFLTYKLDPNSPSTGTVEITEVYDRVEAIKVIQFGIEDYIKKFVTV from the coding sequence ATGAAACCGAATTATTACGTAGCACACCCTTGGCATGGACTTGAACTTGGACCAAAAGCACCAGATGAATTGGATGTTTTTATTGAACTCACACCTCAAGATACAGTGAAGTATGAAATTGATAAAGCATCTGGATTTATACGAGTAGACAGACCTCAAAAATACAGTAACCGTTCTCCTACTTTATATGGTTTTATACCTAGGACTTTTTCAGGAGAAGCATCCGGAAAACATTGTTCGGAAGTAGTCGGTAGACCTGATATTCTTGGTGATGGAGATCCTATCGACATTTGTGTCTTAAGTGTAAACCCAATCACTCACGGAAATATGATCCTAACAGTCATTCCGATTGGAGGGCTTCGTATGATCGATAAAGGTGAGGCTGATGATAAGATAGTGGCTGTGCTCAAAGGGGATGAAGTGTTTGGGCAAATGAAAGATATTTCAGAAGTTCCAAAGGCATTGATTAACAAACTACATCATTATTTTCTCACTTATAAATTAGATCCGAACTCTCCATCCACTGGAACAGTCGAAATTACAGAAGTGTATGATCGAGTGGAAGCGATTAAGGTCATTCAATTTGGAATTGAGGATTACATCAAAAAGTTCGTAACTGTATGA
- a CDS encoding efflux RND transporter periplasmic adaptor subunit — protein MLNELNLKKIRNISILVLLGSLLYFGYSKFFGSGKKTEALTEDKSKFIISQEIQKNHPFSVVYLQERALEEELQLPGTVSYDMNNVAKVGSRVNGRILQVFVKEGEYVKKGTAIASIQSVDLGTTEANYLKARARLEALKVQADRAKDLYERKVTSAKEYEMSLMDYKSVKAEMETSRNALENLGLNETEIANLEAGKYNSKNLYIRTPISGTVTEREAIIGQAVNARDNLFTVADLSVLWINLEVYEKDLASIRMGNEAKVIPIGSKDESLRAVVSHVGDVIDPIKKTAEIRLEVRNSKGKLRPGQSVTATVVGAMVASSVNKAKVIPSDCIHKIEGENFIFIRNPDGSFSAKKIGIGKLYDNWVEVTEGVGSGEAIVEEGSFVLKSEYLKL, from the coding sequence ATGTTAAATGAATTGAATTTAAAAAAAATTAGAAATATAAGTATCCTTGTTTTACTTGGAAGTTTATTGTATTTTGGCTATTCCAAATTTTTTGGATCAGGTAAAAAAACGGAAGCCTTAACAGAAGATAAATCGAAGTTTATCATCTCACAAGAAATCCAAAAAAATCACCCATTCTCTGTTGTTTACTTACAAGAAAGAGCTTTGGAAGAAGAGTTGCAACTTCCCGGTACAGTATCATATGACATGAATAATGTAGCAAAAGTTGGATCAAGAGTGAATGGTCGAATTTTACAAGTCTTCGTCAAAGAAGGAGAGTATGTAAAAAAAGGTACTGCGATTGCTTCTATCCAATCTGTTGATTTGGGAACAACGGAAGCCAACTACTTAAAAGCAAGAGCCCGTTTGGAAGCACTCAAAGTACAAGCTGATCGTGCTAAGGATTTATACGAAAGAAAAGTGACCTCTGCCAAAGAATATGAAATGTCACTTATGGACTATAAGTCTGTTAAAGCGGAAATGGAAACTTCAAGGAACGCTTTGGAAAACTTAGGGCTTAACGAAACTGAAATTGCAAATCTAGAAGCTGGTAAGTATAATTCAAAAAACCTATATATTAGAACTCCAATTTCAGGTACTGTCACAGAAAGAGAAGCTATCATTGGCCAAGCAGTGAATGCTCGTGATAATCTTTTCACTGTGGCAGATCTATCAGTGTTATGGATTAATTTAGAAGTGTATGAGAAAGATTTAGCGTCAATACGCATGGGCAATGAAGCAAAAGTAATTCCTATTGGATCAAAGGATGAATCGTTAAGGGCGGTGGTCTCCCATGTTGGGGATGTGATTGACCCGATCAAAAAAACTGCTGAGATTCGATTGGAAGTTCGAAATTCAAAAGGTAAATTACGACCAGGACAAAGTGTGACAGCAACAGTGGTTGGTGCTATGGTAGCCTCCTCAGTGAACAAAGCAAAGGTGATCCCTTCCGATTGTATTCACAAAATTGAAGGCGAAAATTTTATCTTCATTCGTAATCCAGACGGATCATTTTCTGCTAAAAAAATTGGAATTGGAAAACTCTATGACAATTGGGTAGAAGTAACGGAAGGAGTGGGATCGGGAGAGGCCATTGTCGAAGAAGGAAGTTTTGTTTTAAAAAGTGAATATTTAAAGCTATAA
- a CDS encoding efflux RND transporter permease subunit → MLEKIIQFSIHKRAAVLVITAAFTIVGFYNALNLSIDAIPDVTNVQVSAVTSVPGLSPLEVEQFITYPIELEFNGMPKVTEIRSISRTGVSSVTVIFEDGTDIYFARQLVNERLKQAENFIPKSYGKPELSPIATGLGDIYEFALVSESHTPEELRTVMEWEVARQLRSVKGIIDVNVVGGDAKQFQIKIDPKRLLSHNLTLSHITEALQGANVNLGGGYIQKGEEQFVIRGESQFKSIDDIARLSVRTSRDGIPLTLGQIARVETGPALRFGLSTMNGKREVVGGTAMMLLGSNSLQVVGRVKEKMKEIESRLPQGMKIQVYYDRSEFIGRTLSTVFTNLVEAAIIVLVCLILTLGTVKGAFAVALAIPVSMMIATILMNAFGIVGNLMSLGALDFGLLVDGSIVMLESTLHGFLIRKSFLLSKTSAQDMEDGMEEVIMESCIKVVRASAFSVGIILLVYLPLMTLEGVEGRMFRPMAITVAFALGAALLYSITTFPALMSYIYKKPILHESAFWEKFQNKYAEILTYGMKFKRQFTYAGIGVVILSFMLASTLGSEFLPRIDEGEIAIDIKRLPSTAINHSRDLNLEMEKVILKFPEAVSVVSRQGRGESAAEPIGSEEGEMMVKLRPKKEWVTAKDREELMEKMKNSINQNVPSSYISLSQPIENRVNALLSGSKADIVIKIYGDDLKSLKAIADNYASKIKKIQGAADLRVQKLLGLPLLEIKMNRGNMARYGVRAEEVLTTIETLRVGFNAGKVYEGYKRFDLIVRLDADVTDLGVISNVPVMTELGGTVPLGQVTDIVMTEGPAALYHEGLKRRILVEVNVRGRDMIGFVNDVQAATESIETSLPQGYYVDWGGQFENFTRAKNRLAIVIPIAGAIIFGMLFIAFGSVYYALGVFILVPLSLSGGILSLVIRGLPFSIPAGVGFIAAAGISVLNGVVYASALKDQLKITRDPSVAVVDAAVYTLRAVATTELVAIIGFLPMAIASSAGAEVQRPLATVVMGGVLVATILSRFLLPIAFEFLVKLAQRQEIRQMERERKMNDYFVEEMKKYKTSDLIHSSSHGHGHAHGEEIEQNKSHYEDDSKQTKQNQKSKRKRT, encoded by the coding sequence ATGTTAGAAAAAATCATTCAATTTTCCATTCACAAAAGAGCAGCCGTTCTTGTGATCACCGCGGCCTTCACCATTGTGGGTTTTTACAATGCACTCAATTTGTCGATTGATGCGATTCCGGATGTGACAAACGTCCAAGTATCAGCCGTAACCTCTGTTCCCGGATTATCGCCTCTAGAAGTAGAACAATTTATCACCTATCCCATCGAACTTGAGTTCAACGGGATGCCAAAAGTGACAGAAATTCGTTCCATTTCAAGAACAGGCGTAAGTTCTGTGACAGTTATCTTTGAAGATGGCACAGATATTTATTTTGCAAGGCAACTTGTGAATGAAAGACTCAAACAAGCAGAAAATTTTATCCCTAAATCCTACGGCAAACCAGAGTTATCACCCATTGCAACGGGACTTGGTGATATTTACGAATTTGCACTTGTATCCGAAAGCCACACTCCAGAAGAACTACGAACTGTGATGGAATGGGAAGTGGCAAGACAACTTCGTTCGGTCAAAGGGATCATTGATGTAAACGTAGTGGGAGGAGATGCCAAACAGTTCCAAATCAAAATTGACCCCAAACGATTGTTATCTCACAACCTAACATTATCTCATATCACAGAAGCATTACAAGGGGCAAACGTAAACCTTGGTGGTGGTTACATCCAAAAAGGGGAAGAACAATTTGTCATTCGAGGGGAAAGCCAATTTAAATCCATTGATGACATTGCAAGGCTCTCCGTAAGAACTTCTCGAGATGGAATTCCGCTTACACTTGGTCAAATTGCTCGTGTTGAAACGGGACCTGCGCTTCGTTTTGGTTTGAGCACCATGAATGGCAAAAGGGAAGTAGTCGGTGGAACTGCCATGATGTTACTTGGTAGTAACTCATTACAAGTAGTGGGCCGTGTCAAAGAAAAGATGAAAGAAATTGAATCAAGACTCCCACAAGGGATGAAGATTCAAGTATATTACGACAGATCAGAATTCATTGGTCGCACTCTCTCTACTGTATTTACAAATCTAGTGGAAGCTGCCATTATTGTACTCGTTTGTTTGATCCTCACACTCGGCACCGTCAAAGGTGCGTTTGCTGTTGCATTAGCGATTCCTGTTTCCATGATGATCGCCACAATCCTTATGAATGCATTTGGAATTGTCGGAAACCTCATGTCACTTGGGGCCTTGGACTTTGGACTCCTTGTGGATGGATCGATTGTGATGTTAGAGTCCACTCTGCATGGTTTTTTGATACGGAAAAGTTTTTTACTCTCTAAAACTTCTGCCCAAGACATGGAAGATGGGATGGAAGAAGTGATTATGGAATCCTGTATCAAAGTGGTGCGGGCTTCTGCATTTAGTGTGGGCATTATTCTGCTTGTGTATTTGCCACTGATGACACTGGAAGGAGTGGAAGGGCGAATGTTTCGTCCGATGGCCATCACCGTAGCTTTCGCATTAGGTGCTGCACTCCTTTATTCGATCACAACTTTCCCAGCCCTCATGTCTTATATTTATAAAAAACCAATTTTACATGAGTCAGCATTTTGGGAAAAATTCCAAAACAAATACGCAGAAATCCTTACCTATGGGATGAAATTCAAACGCCAGTTTACCTATGCCGGGATTGGTGTTGTGATTTTGTCCTTTATGTTGGCGTCTACTCTTGGTTCTGAATTTTTGCCAAGGATAGATGAAGGGGAAATTGCAATTGATATCAAACGCCTTCCTTCAACTGCCATCAACCATTCGCGTGACCTCAATTTGGAAATGGAAAAGGTCATTTTAAAATTCCCGGAAGCTGTGAGTGTAGTTTCACGACAGGGGCGTGGCGAATCTGCGGCAGAACCTATCGGATCGGAAGAAGGGGAAATGATGGTAAAGCTGAGACCCAAAAAAGAATGGGTCACAGCCAAAGATAGAGAAGAGCTGATGGAGAAGATGAAAAATTCCATCAATCAAAATGTTCCATCATCTTATATCAGTTTGTCGCAACCGATCGAAAACCGAGTGAATGCTTTGTTGTCTGGATCAAAAGCTGATATTGTCATTAAAATTTATGGTGATGATCTAAAATCCTTAAAAGCAATCGCAGATAACTATGCATCCAAAATCAAAAAGATTCAAGGTGCGGCTGACTTACGAGTTCAAAAACTTTTGGGACTTCCATTATTGGAAATCAAAATGAACAGAGGGAATATGGCAAGGTATGGTGTGAGAGCCGAAGAAGTCCTCACAACCATAGAAACCTTACGGGTTGGTTTTAATGCAGGCAAAGTGTATGAAGGATACAAACGATTTGATCTGATTGTTCGTTTAGATGCGGATGTCACCGATTTAGGTGTAATTTCCAATGTTCCCGTAATGACGGAGTTAGGTGGAACAGTTCCTCTAGGTCAAGTAACAGACATTGTGATGACAGAAGGACCAGCTGCTTTGTATCATGAAGGTCTAAAACGAAGGATCCTTGTGGAAGTAAACGTTCGTGGTCGGGATATGATTGGATTTGTAAATGATGTTCAAGCAGCAACAGAATCGATTGAAACTAGTTTACCACAAGGTTATTACGTTGATTGGGGTGGACAGTTTGAAAACTTTACTCGCGCTAAAAACCGATTGGCAATTGTGATCCCCATTGCTGGAGCCATTATCTTTGGGATGTTATTCATAGCCTTTGGTAGTGTTTATTATGCTTTAGGTGTATTTATACTCGTTCCATTATCACTTTCGGGTGGTATCTTATCTCTTGTTATACGTGGATTACCGTTTTCGATCCCTGCGGGTGTTGGTTTTATTGCTGCTGCTGGTATATCAGTGTTAAACGGAGTTGTCTACGCATCTGCCTTAAAAGACCAATTAAAAATCACAAGGGATCCATCTGTTGCGGTTGTGGATGCCGCTGTATATACATTAAGAGCAGTTGCCACGACTGAACTTGTGGCGATCATTGGATTTTTACCAATGGCAATTGCCTCGAGTGCTGGCGCGGAAGTACAAAGACCACTTGCCACCGTGGTAATGGGTGGAGTTCTTGTAGCGACCATATTATCAAGATTCCTTTTACCAATTGCCTTTGAGTTTTTAGTAAAACTAGCACAAAGACAAGAAATCAGACAAATGGAAAGAGAAAGAAAGATGAATGATTACTTTGTGGAAGAAATGAAAAAGTATAAAACATCTGATTTGATCCATTCTTCTTCTCATGGTCATGGGCATGCACATGGTGAAGAAATAGAACAAAATAAAAGTCATTATGAAGATGATTCAAAACAAACAAAACAAAATCAAAAATCAAAACGGAAGAGGACTTAA
- the lexA gene encoding transcriptional repressor LexA, protein MKDLTEKQEFVLQYISDTVREKGFPPTIREIGDQFGITAKGAYDHLKAIEKKGYIRTSKNQSRAIELLKGNADEALLVRASGIPLLGQVAAGAPILAEENIEEYIAVPDDLATKPGTFALKVKGDSMIEAGISDGDIAIIQKKDTARNGEIVVALIDNEATLKVFFKEPDMIRLEPRNSKLKPIRTKKATIIGKLIGLYRIY, encoded by the coding sequence ATGAAAGACCTCACGGAAAAACAAGAATTTGTTTTACAATACATCTCGGACACGGTCCGGGAAAAAGGGTTTCCTCCCACCATCCGTGAGATTGGAGACCAGTTTGGGATCACAGCAAAAGGTGCATACGACCACCTCAAGGCAATTGAAAAGAAGGGATATATCCGTACTTCCAAAAACCAAAGTCGAGCGATAGAACTCCTAAAAGGCAATGCGGATGAGGCGCTCCTTGTCCGAGCCTCTGGAATCCCCCTCCTGGGACAAGTGGCTGCCGGTGCACCCATCCTTGCCGAAGAAAACATTGAAGAATACATTGCCGTCCCCGACGATTTGGCTACAAAACCTGGGACTTTTGCCTTAAAGGTCAAGGGTGATTCCATGATCGAAGCAGGGATCAGTGACGGGGACATTGCCATCATCCAAAAAAAAGATACTGCTCGGAATGGGGAGATAGTTGTGGCCCTGATAGACAATGAAGCCACTCTCAAAGTTTTCTTTAAGGAACCTGACATGATACGTTTGGAACCTAGAAACTCTAAACTCAAGCCCATCCGTACAAAGAAAGCCACCATTATCGGAAAACTCATTGGCCTCTATCGCATTTACTGA
- a CDS encoding S41 family peptidase, translated as MKFSERYLWASVTLSLLGLVFVLSVDKVKAISTDGEKYLQILHEVVAYIENDFVEPQEEKKIYIGAIQGALQSLGDPHTRFIDVDEFKELQNETKGSFGGIGVELNYQENAFVIVAPIEGTPAWKAGLLPQDKIIEINGKSVKSLSQAESFAMMRGEVGTSISMKIERKGTKEPFVVNLIRELIQIRFLRSFYLPEKETGYIKLVQFMGKDTGKEFASAVKNLKESGAKKLIIDLRMNPGGLLDLAIELADLFLPPNADIVSVKGRGGVLIKSFKSETRDLKYLDLPVAILVNGGSASASEILAGALKDNNRALIVGTQSFGKGSVQSIIPLSFGAGVAITIQKYYTPSGISIHGKGITPDHVINPVSANEDEKYALEKLFKKNLIRPFLETHSEFNESSISDFKDLLKKENLKISDSVVKVFLFNELRMGTSQSKPRLDLDIQLSEAINLLK; from the coding sequence GTGAAATTTTCGGAACGTTATCTTTGGGCCAGTGTCACCTTATCTTTACTAGGTTTGGTATTTGTTCTCAGCGTTGATAAAGTAAAAGCAATCTCCACAGATGGAGAAAAATACCTTCAGATTTTACATGAAGTGGTTGCCTATATTGAAAATGATTTTGTAGAGCCACAAGAAGAAAAGAAAATTTATATCGGAGCGATCCAAGGAGCCTTACAAAGTTTAGGTGATCCTCACACAAGGTTCATAGATGTAGATGAATTCAAAGAACTACAAAATGAAACCAAGGGGAGTTTTGGTGGAATTGGTGTCGAACTCAATTACCAAGAAAATGCCTTTGTGATTGTTGCTCCTATTGAAGGCACTCCTGCTTGGAAAGCAGGTTTACTCCCACAAGACAAAATCATTGAAATCAATGGAAAATCAGTCAAATCACTTTCCCAAGCAGAGTCATTTGCTATGATGCGGGGAGAAGTGGGAACATCGATTTCAATGAAAATAGAAAGAAAGGGAACAAAAGAACCCTTTGTCGTTAACTTAATCCGTGAACTCATTCAAATTCGATTCCTCAGATCTTTTTACCTTCCTGAAAAAGAAACTGGTTATATCAAACTTGTGCAATTTATGGGAAAAGACACGGGTAAGGAATTTGCTAGTGCAGTTAAAAACCTAAAAGAATCTGGGGCCAAAAAACTCATCATCGATTTGCGTATGAACCCTGGTGGACTCCTTGACTTAGCTATCGAACTTGCCGATTTATTTTTACCCCCAAATGCAGACATAGTGTCAGTGAAAGGAAGAGGGGGAGTCCTAATCAAAAGTTTTAAATCCGAAACTAGGGATTTAAAATATTTAGATCTTCCCGTTGCTATTTTAGTGAATGGAGGGTCTGCTAGTGCTTCGGAAATTTTAGCTGGTGCACTCAAGGACAACAATCGTGCTTTAATTGTAGGAACACAAAGTTTTGGGAAAGGAAGTGTACAATCGATCATTCCACTTTCGTTTGGAGCAGGTGTTGCGATTACCATTCAAAAATACTACACACCTTCCGGTATCTCCATTCATGGAAAGGGAATCACTCCAGATCATGTGATCAATCCTGTCTCTGCGAATGAAGACGAAAAATATGCTTTGGAAAAACTTTTTAAGAAAAACTTAATTCGACCATTTCTTGAAACTCATTCTGAGTTTAATGAATCTTCCATTTCTGATTTTAAGGATTTACTGAAAAAAGAAAATTTGAAGATTTCTGATTCCGTTGTGAAAGTTTTTTTATTTAACGAATTGAGAATGGGAACTTCACAATCGAAACCTAGATTAGATTTAGACATCCAATTATCAGAGGCAATCAACCTCTTAAAATAA
- the tsaD gene encoding tRNA (adenosine(37)-N6)-threonylcarbamoyltransferase complex transferase subunit TsaD, whose translation MVYGLGIESSCDETSIAIVKDGKELVSLKVYSQIETHSPYRGVVPEIASRAHLEKINSLLAVCLQESKLQFSDLKYIAVTGYPGLVGSLMIGAQLARCISLVYSIPIVVVNHLEAHLAVIALENELPAFPWLGVLLSGGNSSIYIYKGFGNLELLADTQDDSLGEAFDKVSAVLDLPYPGGPVIEKRASSYERPAGEKSPFPKLLKEDGPDKIRFSYSGLKTAVLYYLKTFIEAPPVEKISYYFQKTAFELVVRNIGKAVEKTKIRTIVAAGGVLANETLRSQLSLEAKTHSLQLYYPQKKIYCTDNGAMVACLGYYLWKENKIVGLDFKVSPKRNFEQII comes from the coding sequence ATGGTCTACGGATTAGGCATTGAATCGAGCTGTGATGAAACTTCCATTGCAATTGTTAAAGATGGTAAGGAATTGGTTTCATTAAAAGTATATAGCCAAATTGAAACCCATTCTCCTTATAGGGGTGTGGTTCCAGAAATTGCCTCCCGTGCCCATTTAGAAAAAATTAATTCCTTACTCGCTGTTTGTTTGCAGGAATCTAAACTCCAATTTTCAGACTTAAAATATATAGCAGTTACAGGTTACCCAGGCCTTGTAGGTTCTCTCATGATTGGGGCACAACTAGCAAGGTGTATCTCACTTGTTTACTCCATTCCCATTGTCGTTGTGAATCATTTGGAAGCTCACCTTGCTGTGATCGCTCTTGAAAATGAACTTCCCGCCTTTCCTTGGTTAGGTGTTTTGTTGTCAGGTGGGAATTCATCGATTTATATATATAAAGGCTTTGGGAATTTGGAGTTACTTGCGGACACTCAAGACGATTCCTTAGGGGAAGCCTTTGATAAAGTAAGTGCTGTTCTCGACCTTCCTTACCCTGGAGGTCCTGTCATCGAAAAAAGAGCTTCTTCCTACGAGAGACCAGCAGGAGAAAAGAGCCCTTTTCCCAAATTGTTAAAGGAAGATGGTCCTGACAAAATCCGATTTTCCTATAGTGGTTTAAAAACTGCCGTTTTATATTATTTAAAAACCTTCATAGAAGCTCCTCCTGTCGAAAAAATCTCATATTACTTCCAAAAAACGGCATTCGAACTTGTGGTACGTAATATTGGGAAAGCTGTAGAAAAAACAAAAATCAGAACCATTGTGGCCGCAGGGGGAGTACTCGCCAATGAAACACTCCGTTCCCAACTTTCCTTAGAAGCAAAAACACATTCTTTGCAGCTATATTATCCCCAAAAAAAAATTTACTGCACAGATAATGGAGCGATGGTGGCATGTCTTGGATACTATCTTTGGAAAGAAAATAAAATTGTAGGACTCGATTTTAAAGTGAGTCCAAAACGAAACTTTGAACAAATAATATGA